TTTGAATCCTACAAAACTAGTTAAAATTTTCGGTCAGTGAATCCCATCATTTCCAAATTTTTGTTGTTCTAGCAATGGATAATCTCTAGTTCACTAGAAACCAAATACCTCATGATTTCAAAATCCCAATAATAGGTCATTTAGTCAAAAATACCTCAGAAATCTATAAGGAACACTGTAAAGCTTAGACATGGAAAAATGTTGAAACTACTCCCAAATGGATTCCACCCTCTTCAAAAGATATCTTCTCAATCACATTTGATATAGCAGTTAGAAAAGAAGGCAGCATAGCTGCAACAGTTTTCAGATCACACAATGGATCCATGAGATTTGTGGTAACCAAATTCACAAGTACTAGCACTAATCCGAAGCAAGGGGAGGCCATGGCAGCCTTCGTTGGAGTGCAAGAAGCACACACGCAGCAGATAAAAAAGTTCATCATAGAAAGTGACTTCTCAAATGCCGTCTGTTGCGTCAGCCAGCCACAGAAAGCTAACAATTGGGAAATAGAAGGCATAGCAAGAGATATTGTATCTCTTAAGAGATTTTGAAATCTGGGCAGCAGTCAAAATAAATCGATCACAAAATCGACATTTCATTGCACAATGAGCACATTCCAACAATGAGTTTGGAATAATCCACCTAATAAGAATTCCACAATGTTTGTTAGATTTTCCTAGTGGAAAAGATCCCCCTTCCCACTTTTCTTGTTGATCTGTATGATAAGTTTGATACTCAGTTTATTTTTGTAACAAACAGTTTATTATTAATGAAGTTGTACTTCTttgctgagaaaaaaaaaataagatgaggATTAAACATATTtgcataaatttattaaaacaaaactataacATAATGCTTGATGGCGTGGTACAGTGGATAACGTAGTAGATGCTTCGAAAATTAAAGGGacttatccaaaaaaagaaatttagcATTGATTTGTCGAGTACCTATTTTTGTCGTTGGTTTTTTGCAGGATAGAGAAGTTAAAGGAAGCGTCGAAATTTCTCCCACACCACCTGATCATGATTGCTGGGAAGACGTAAATTTGGAAGAAGAGAATAACAACGATACGGCCAGTGATTCAACACTCAATCAAGAGGCTGTGCATACTGCAGATTTCAAGACGGGAATCGATGAACAAGACCAACGCATACATACAGCCAACTCACTCTCCCTAACAGAGGCTAGTCCTGGGCGCGGTTTCATAAAAATTCTTATAGGAAATCTCAATGATATCTCCATTATCATTCAACTCATCATGGGGGCAGTACTGGCTTTTGTCTTTGGTGGTATTTTTCGCCTAGAGGGTGCTTTGGAGACCGGGGTCATCATCATTGATTCCgttatttttttacttgtgCTTCTTCCATCGATAGCTGAATTCTTTTCTGAAAAGATCATAATGATTTCAGCACAGGAAAAGCCACTGGGCATGCAACGAGCAAAAGCTTATGCCAGCAGAGAGCAGGGAGTCAGACAGGAAGTAGAGATCAATGATATCGTCGTGGGTGACAAAATATTCCTCAAGAAGGGGTATCCAGTCCCTGCAGATGGTATATTGGTGTCTGGTGAATTCCTAAAACTAGATGATGGTTCTAGCATAGATGATCAGAATCCATTTCTCTTCTATGGTGCAAAGGTTATTGATGGAGAAGGTCTCATGAAGGTTACATCTGTGGGCATGGACATGAGATTGGGTCATTTGATGAGCCAGGTAACCCATTTCCCTGACAAGATCCCCGGTGCAACCGCTCTTTACAGGGTGAATACCATATCCCAAATAATGGGGTTGGTATTCACTTTTCTCATCGCAACAGTACTTCTTATCCGTTTTAAGCTTGGAGATGAAGATGTGAAATCTAACATCCCAGGGCTCAAGGCGAAAACAACTATGTTAAACGAAGTTATCAACAAGATTTCCATGAATACCAATGGCACTATATGGATCTTTGCTGCGTCACTAGCTGGAATAAAGGGAGGAATGCCTTGGGTAATCAGATGCGCCATTGCATGGGGGATGAACAGGATGTTATCTCACAAGGCCAATGCTAAGAGACCTTCAGCATGTCTTACCATGGGTTCAGTCTCTACCGTCTGCATTAACACCAGTACTGGTCTAGATGTTGCAGCTGACGACGACATGAAATGTATAAGAAAAGCTATAGGATGTTTCAAAACTGCTGGTATTAACGTCATATTGTTTTCTGAAGATACCATATCGGTGTCCGCCGACATAGCTCACATGAATTGTGGACTGCTTCCCAACTCGAATGGATTGGTGCTTGAAGGTAAAGAGTTTCGAAATTCCAACGATGAAGAGAGGATGAGTAAAGTCGATAGCATCAACCGCATGGAAAGCTGTTCAGCTTCTGACGTGCTCCTTCTGGTGCAGTGTTTAAAGAAAAAGGGACACGTGGTGGCAATGGTTGGGAGCAGAACAAATGACGTTCCAGCATTAAAAGAAGCAGATGTTGGGATTGTAATGGAGACCAATAGCAGTGAAAAGGCCAGAGAAAGTGCTGACATCATCATCGGAGATTCCGATTTCTTTTTAATGGTCGCAGACTTTGTAAAGTTGGGAAGGAGTATATATGAAGGCACTCAGAAGTATGTCCTATTTTTGCTCCCCATGAGTATTGTAGGGCCGTTGGTGACTACCATCACAGTCTGTTCTTCTGGGTATTTTCCAATTTCGATAATCGAACAGCTATTGGCAAACTTTTTTGTGAGTTTTCTAAGTGCCCTTGCATTGCTAACTGAGCCACCAACAGAAGAACTGATGAAAAAGTGCCCGAGGATACATACAGCAGCATTTTTCAACAAGGCAATGTGGAGAAATCTTGTCTTCCAAGTTATTTACCAGACAACCATCTTAGTTATCTTCCAATTCAAAGGCCAAGCCATCCTGAACATCAGCCAGAAGGTTAGTAATACCATTATCTTCAATAGCTTTGTAATTTGCCAAGTATTTAACCTATTCAATGCAAGGGAGATGGAGAAGAAAAATGTGTTCAGGGGTGTTATTCGTAACGGATGGTTTTGGGTGGCTGTGACTGGTATTCTGGCAGTCCAGGTGACTATTGTGGGGATTGAAACTCGCTTCGTTAGCAACCCAATATGGAATTTGGTGCCGTGGCTCGTCCCTATTCTAATTGGAATGGGGTCGTTGGTTATTGATTCGGCTTCAAAGTTTATATTGGGTTCACATGGACTGATCGACCATACCATCTGCCTCGCATATATAAGGAAGGATAAGATCACTGAGCTTCcaatctagttttttttttcaatatgcatgtcACTTTACTTTAAGAGGTTGTACTGTTTGTTAGTTTTTAATTACGTACGTTGGTACTTTATCAGATTTTAAACCATAGTAGTGAAGCAAACTCAAATGGTTTATCTGAAtatttctctctaatttttagCTTATTATTTCTCTCCGTTTTCTCAGCCTTATAATATTGATTATGTTAGAACTTTAGATATCCAATCGGCATGATAACCAAACTTCTTAATCTTGCCTTCttcatttttacataatttcCCATTCTAAGGGATCTCTCTAATCAATGTAAACTCTCACTCTCAAGTTCGCAAATTTCTACAACCCATCTCACACAATGGTTGAATGTTTGCGTTTTCCTTTTCTCAAGACCGGAACAGTGCGTTTGCTAGAGCTCATAATAAATCATGCAGAGCAGAAGAATAATTCTTGTATAAATACCTCAAATGTTCCACGACTTTGTCCAACAATCCACTCTGCTACTTCGCTACAATATGGATTAGTTTAGTGGCCTTTTGGAAAGAAGCTGTCTTCTTCAAGTTCTCCGGTTGAGTGCACTATATAGCAAGGAGTAGAGCCATAATCAAAATTCCAAAACCTTAAACTTTGTAGTGAATGAACAATTAAGAGAGACAAAGTTTCTATATTTTCATGTAGCTGGGAAAAAGCAATTATAAATAAAGAGTAACGAGTTTCAAGACTCACTAGTTCGTAGAAGGCATTGAAGTCTAATTTATTGACCAAATTACTATTCTCGTACTGCATCATGGCATCGATGGCAGATGTAGACAGAATTGGTGGTTGAGGTATAGGATATCTCAGAGAGTGATCGAGGGGATTaatggaggaagaagattgagccattgcaacaagaaaagaagaaagcttAGAGAGTGAGAATATAATGCTAATGGAATtcatagaaaagagagattTTTTCGTGAAATGGAAGAAAATTAGGACTATATTTATAGAGAACCGGAGCATTTCAAATTCTTGGAAATCCTACTTGATTTTCTTTCGGCTCTTAGACAACATTCAAGGCTTGTCGGATAACTATCGCCGAAAGGCTATCCTACTAATCCAAATCCCTCAAATCTCTATaaaatctcgtttgtcaacaacatcggGTGATTTAGATCTCTTTCTGCATTAGGTTGATAGCACTAGGTTTCAAGGTTTTGCAGCAATTGTCGGGATCCGAGTGGCACCAATGGAAAAGCACCTATTGTGAAAGGTGACCCATATGACTCATATGAGGTTGTTAGAGTCTTCTAATCTATTAAGATTGTGGGAGATGTATCTTTGTATTTATTGTGAGCACTTGGTTGCTACATTTCATTGTACATATATTTTGTGTTaattatgagatattttgtgTTTGAAAGTGAGACACTATGAAATAGTCTCATTGGGCTTTATTTGAGAATCAAGTAATTACCTTTGTGTTGATATGTGTGTTGTACTTGCATATTATTTATTTGGATATCGTGAGTGTAGGTACTTGTTGTGTCGTGCATCCTATCGGTGTACTCATAACTTGTTGCTTACAGATGCACTTGATCCAAATTGTGTTCTTTAAATGCAAATTCATATTCAATTTATGCGTGGATGACTTTGCTGCCCAAGTGAGAGTTGGTTGTAGTTTTTTATGTGTGAACTAGCGTAGTCATAATATGAGTCGATAATGAGCTAAGCTATTTAGTAAACACTTCAGGAAGCCCTTACTCTCACCCCACGTATATAAATGGAGTTTGTCCATTATACTCCATTACGGTCATTTGTGTTATTGAGGGAAGAGAGTAAAAGTCTCCTAAACACACAAAACACTAGATCATTATTGGAAGACACACAAGTGATGGCTGGCTCATCTTttaactatggagtatgtatgtTTTCTTCTATTCAATTAAACATGCTGTGATGATAGTTAGTAATGATCCTCTTTGAAATATTCCATCAAATCATACAAATAAACCATTCTTCGTtacgatatataatatatattataaatttatgatcATAAAGCATTTAGTACTTTCTCTTTCCACCGTTATGCACTTATTTACCATAAAGCAAAACTTGAAAAGTTACTCTAATGTAGAgtaaaaagtatatattattCGTGGATTAAATACGCGAGTGGAGCAAAGAACTGCAAAAGAAATTAAAGTACATGCAGCCCATTGAAGTAGCGAATAATTAAGCATGCACATAAATATGGTATTAAGCTAAAATATCTAATGAATTGGATGCAACGTACGAGAAATTGGAAGCCGGCCAATATATATTGAGCCAAGACAACGTACAAAAGCTTAATAGAGATCAGAGACGAAAGTCAAGAAGAATCCTGACCTTCGGACTGCCAAACTGGGCAAAGTCATCTGGAATGCCGGAGCCGCGCATCACGTAGATTTCATCATTCTCTCCCGGAAGCGGCATAGCGTGGACTTGTGGAGGAGAATAAAAAGTCTATCCACACTGGATTTCATCATTATCTCTCTCGgcgtatatttatattaattaaattggcATTTGCCGAATGGCCCGTCTCAAGCTGTTGGTGGGTCCCTCTATATGAGGAAACTATTTAAGCTCTTTAGTGGCAATTtagtattttcaaataaataagattttgtgTTTTATATGTGCCGTATGTTGGCCTTGAGTAACGTATCGTTTAGTTGTATaatttagataaaatgaaataagatgaaatattttattaaaaattagctaaaatatatttttaaatattaattttattttaaaatttaaaaaaattaattttttattatatgttatgtaaaaattataataattatataatttaagatgagataatttaaattaagatatctaaattaacagaaaaaagaaaagaaagacaaagAGAGGGAGTACGATTAAGGCAGCTGAAATATCCACTCAACACGAGTAGTTTGAAAACTTCTAGAAGACTCTGGTGCACCTAcactagggctgttcatccgggttccgacctggaaatccgggccgaaacccggaccGGATTAACCCGGATCAAAtctgggccggaacccggataaatccgggttttgtaaaacccggattccgggttccggattcaacccggtttttttttttttttttttttttttttttttttttttttttttttttccagctttaaaagcataatttttttttaataaaaacatatattatattaaagattttttaagaaaagtcaATATTGAAAAGCACAATTCTCTTTatgtaaaagcctatatttattatagcaatttttaaaaaaatgttgaaaatcataggttttttttttaaagcctatattttgtgaaaatttttctaagaggtaatgttaaaaagcataacattgttcagaataataaaatatataaaaatgaaaaactaaaatgcattcaatccactacatattacattacattacaaaatataaaattacaagataTGAGTTCCATATCAATAACATTCTTCCATGTGATTTAATCACATCAAATAAAACTTCAAATATATTCGTTGTAGCCACCCAAACGGAAGATAACCGCCACATTGAATTGAATTCCTAGTTCTCTGCAGCCCACCAAACTGAAGAGTAAGAATGTATTTCAACAGAAAAAAACACAAACCATAGAAGGAAACACTAAGAGCATGATGATGATCTTAGTTGAATGCTTCCTGTAATGTCTGTTGCCACAAGTGAAAGCCAACCTTGAAACAAGATTACTTCAGTTCTCCACAGGTTATCCTCTATTATCATCGCAGTTGCTGACTTCTAATAGTCAATTTCATTCAAACAGCGAGTTCTGTCATTTCTCTGTAGGCAATCTCAACCTGAAATCGTTCTAATGATCAAGGTTTTTGTAGAATAACAGAATATTGATACTTTCAAATGCCTTTTATCATGTACAACACCAGTTGAGAACTTGCAAGAACGACTTGACTGCAATAGTAAGCAGCATACAAAcaggaaaattataaaattggaTATCCTTCCAACTCAGATAAAGCCACAGCATTGTCCACAATGTCATGGCTCCAAGCCTTCCAACACACATCAATACAATCCAAAATCTAACATTTACCCACTTCTCCATAGCAAACAATCAAAGCCGATTCTACACAGTTTACAACTTGGGTATGCTCTCTTCCTCAACACAACAGCACAAGAAACAAAACAGCAAATATCTTAAACCCTAAAATCATAAAAGCAAAAGATGGAGAGGAAAGGCAGCCAagagaataaaagaataaagatgTAGGTGGTCCATACCCCTGGGTAGATGAACCGCTTAGATCCGTCGGCTGCAGCGCCATCACATATAGACTCGCCATTCCGATTTTTCAATAACTTActaattttttgtttgtcttgaatccttcaattggaaaataaatttttgagcCCCAATAGGTGATGGAATTGAACAAAAACCTCGAAAAAAAgtaacataaacaaaaaaataacccaAAATCAACGAAGAGAGAACGCAACAGAGGGAAGAAATAAAACTTACCAAAACCCTAAAGCACTTCCACCGTTCGACATCGCAGATAGCTTACTGAGACATAGAGCAGATGAGAGAGTGATTTCGGGAGGGGCTAGGGCATCATAGACACAGACGCaaagcacagagagagagagagagagagagagagagagagagagagagagagagagagagagagagagagagagagagagagagagagagagagagagagagagagagagagagagagagagagagagagagagagagagagagagagcagatgaGAGAAAGGAAACTGGGGCTAGGAATCGGGGGGAAGACGAATTGGGTTTTGGGGGGTGGTGCGGGTGTGACGGCTAAGGCAatgccctttttctttttatacaacccgggtaccgggttttaaacccgggacccggatttaaaatccggtacccgaaCCGGATTCATATGGTTTTTTAAATCcggatttcggcccggatttgatccGGTCCGAAAACTGGAACCGGAATCCGGTTTCGGACTGGGCCGGGTTGAACAGTCCTAACCTACACTAACCGAATGGTTGGTGGTCCCAAAATTTGTTTGTAAATTCAAATGAAATTCAATGTAAATGCTCATTCATTTCTTTAAGGCATTCTGTATAAATAGGATCTATGGGCCAATGTACAAAGATAggaaaatatacacaaaaaacTCAGTAGACTCTGTAGTGTGATAGAGGAATTTTTCCAAACACTTGCtgtgcattttttatttcttattatggtatcaagagctcGATAGGATCCACGTCCAAACCTCTCTTCTtcaatcttcattttttttttcctcatctcAGACACAAAATTCACCTCATCCTTactcttcctttttatttttcaatgccTGCCGGAGACAAAGCAACAAACACAACACTGTCTCTTTCATCACCACCCCTCAATTCCTCTATTGCTCCTCTGCATCTCATGATTTTGTAATTTGTGGCACCTTAGCAGAATGCACCCACACCGAATACATGTAGCAAAACTGAGATGAAAGCAGAGGAAAATTCACAAGTTCTAAAAGATGGTTATGTAACCGAATAGAGATTCTTTAGCCATCTGTCACTAAATGATTGCCACTCAAATGTATACAGACTCACATTGAATGAAATGATAAATTCTGGGAGCAATCATTGTCTTTGATGAGTGTACCATTTCCTCAAACGTTCTGTCTTTATTTTGCCTTTTCTAAACTTTTAGCATGGTATCTAGAGCTCCATAAGGACTCACGTCCTCTCGATCcttctgtttctttcttttttcattcccTTCCTCTCTCCATGGCTTCCTCTAATAAATCTCCCGCTGATAAAAATCCCTTTCCTAGCCTTCTTCACACCGCATCTCACTTCATCACCATCAAGTTTAATCTAGACAATTATCTTCTTTGGAAAGCTCAAATTGAGCCCTTCCTCCAAGGTCATCAGCTCTATGGGTATGTGGATGGTTCCATTCCCATGCCCCCATTTTCTTCTACTGGTTCTCCAACTCCTAAATACACTAACTAGCTTCTCCAAGATAAATTGATTATGTCTACACTTAACTCGTCTCTCTCCGAGTCTATCCTAGCTCAAGTTCTAGATTGCAAAACATCCTCTGCGATCTAGAAAACTCTACAAAATTCCTTTGCTGCCAAGTCCTCTGCTCATGTCGTTCACACTCAATTTCAACTTGCAACCCTTAAAAAAGGGTTTGAATCCATTTCGAAGTACTATGCCAAAGCCAAATCACTTGCCTAAACCCTTGGTGCATCAGGTGTAGCAGGTCATCCTCTTACAAACCAAGAGTTTTCCATATATCTCCTTGCTGGACCTGGGACTGATTATGAGTCCCTTGTCACCTTTGTCACCACTCGTCCTAATTCATTGTCTCTCCATCAAATTTACAGCTACTTATTGAATCATGAGGCTCATCTCAATCATCAAACACAATCCTTGCTCTCGGATCCATCCATTTTTGCAAACACTACTGTCACAAATTCAGGTTCTATACTGGGTCCATCTCTGAATTGTGGCCGAGGCTCTTCTTCTCGTGGACACAGGGGTCACAATGGTGGACGTGGCTACTCTAGCTCTGGATGTGGACAGTCATCCTCCAACTACTTTCAAAACCAAAATGATTCTCACCCAGTATGCCAACTCTGCAACAAAATTGGTCACTCTGTCACAACCTACATTCATCAATTTAACTATGCCTATTAGGCCTCCCCCCCACCCTCGTTCACTACAACTTCTCCCATGTTCCCCCTTTCCCCAACAATGTCTCCCACTAGTTCCCAGACACTGCGGCTACCCACCATTTCACCCTCAACCTCTCCACCCTCAACCTTGACTTCACGTCTTACCAAGGGTTTGACCTTGTCAGCATCGGCGATGAATTGTCTCTCCTTATCTAACACGTTGGCTTGGCTCACCTTCCGTCATCTTCCGgcaattttcttttaaacaacCTGCTCCATGTCCCCTTGATTTCTAGAAATCTTCTTTCTATTAGGAAATTTTGCACTGATAATAgagttttcttttaatttcacTCTGATTTTTTGTGTGTGAAGGATTTACATACCAAGGTGGAGCTTCTCCAGGGTCCTGTTGAGAATGACCTTTATGTTTTTCCATCGCCACCTCGCCTGTCCTCCTTTGGCTCTCCTTCCTCTGTCTCATCGCAAGCTCACATTGGCATTCGTACCTCTGCTAATCTCTGGCATCATCACTTTGGGCATCCGTCCCCTCGAGTCACCCATTTCACTCTTCATGCGTTCAAGCTTCCCACAACGAACAGTCCTAAGCCTCCCTTCTGCTCTGCAGGTGTACATGCCAATGCCCACTCCCTTCCTCACCCATCTTCTCCCTTTCGGTCCAATGGCCGtttcatcttttgttttttgatgtAGGGGGCCTTGCCCCACATTATC
This sequence is a window from Carya illinoinensis cultivar Pawnee chromosome 9, C.illinoinensisPawnee_v1, whole genome shotgun sequence. Protein-coding genes within it:
- the LOC122276608 gene encoding putative calcium-transporting ATPase 13, plasma membrane-type, which gives rise to MQMPSRIYVEDHGDGDPVDLESQEEACTNIRRSEQHGADLSTPEIKIRCVGSSSTSSTHGVIVSTANTGEADREVKGSVEISPTPPDHDCWEDVNLEEENNNDTASDSTLNQEAVHTADFKTGIDEQDQRIHTANSLSLTEASPGRGFIKILIGNLNDISIIIQLIMGAVLAFVFGGIFRLEGALETGVIIIDSVIFLLVLLPSIAEFFSEKIIMISAQEKPLGMQRAKAYASREQGVRQEVEINDIVVGDKIFLKKGYPVPADGILVSGEFLKLDDGSSIDDQNPFLFYGAKVIDGEGLMKVTSVGMDMRLGHLMSQVTHFPDKIPGATALYRVNTISQIMGLVFTFLIATVLLIRFKLGDEDVKSNIPGLKAKTTMLNEVINKISMNTNGTIWIFAASLAGIKGGMPWVIRCAIAWGMNRMLSHKANAKRPSACLTMGSVSTVCINTSTGLDVAADDDMKCIRKAIGCFKTAGINVILFSEDTISVSADIAHMNCGLLPNSNGLVLEGKEFRNSNDEERMSKVDSINRMESCSASDVLLLVQCLKKKGHVVAMVGSRTNDVPALKEADVGIVMETNSSEKARESADIIIGDSDFFLMVADFVKLGRSIYEGTQKYVLFLLPMSIVGPLVTTITVCSSGYFPISIIEQLLANFFVSFLSALALLTEPPTEELMKKCPRIHTAAFFNKAMWRNLVFQVIYQTTILVIFQFKGQAILNISQKVSNTIIFNSFVICQVFNLFNAREMEKKNVFRGVIRNGWFWVAVTGILAVQVTIVGIETRFVSNPIWNLVPWLVPILIGMGSLVIDSASKFILGSHGLIDHTICLAYIRKDKITELPI